In the Psychromicrobium lacuslunae genome, ATGCCCTGAGTCGAAATCAGTGGCCAGCTACCCTAGCTCCGGTTGCGCAGCTCCTTGAACATGGCTTGGAGCTGACTGCGGCGACAGTGCTGGTTGGAGAGAACGGTTCAGGGAAATCGACACTGATCGAGGCGATTGCCTTGGCTTATGGCCTCTCAGCGGAAGGCGGTTCGACCGGCGCTAGGCACAGTACCCGGCGGACGGAGTCCGCCCTGTCAGATCACCTGCAACTGGTTCGGAACGCTGGTGCCACTCGTCGGGGATACTTTCTGAGGGCCGAGACGATGCATGGTTTCTTCAGTTATTTAGAGCAGAACCCCAGTACGACTCGCTCCGATCTACCTTTTCACGATATGTCGCACGGGGAATCTTTCTTACAGCTGACCGTCGACCGGTTTCAGGGCGCAGGTTTGTGGGTGCTCGACGAACCTGAATCGGCGCTTTCCTTCACTGGCTGTCTCAGCCTCCTAGCG is a window encoding:
- a CDS encoding AAA family ATPase; the encoded protein is MAFSSFPIRRVIEDPRHALSRNQWPATLAPVAQLLEHGLELTAATVLVGENGSGKSTLIEAIALAYGLSAEGGSTGARHSTRRTESALSDHLQLVRNAGATRRGYFLRAETMHGFFSYLEQNPSTTRSDLPFHDMSHGESFLQLTVDRFQGAGLWVLDEPESALSFTGCLSLLATLKGLLAEGGSQVILSTHSPVLASLPGAQILELGEWGWRPRDWDELDLVSNWRSFLNAPERYLRQL